The proteins below come from a single Larimichthys crocea isolate SSNF chromosome XIV, L_crocea_2.0, whole genome shotgun sequence genomic window:
- the trim2b gene encoding tripartite motif-containing protein 2, with amino-acid sequence MEAHQHSPDSSSEECTVLEAPPDKNACPQHAGKVADLYCTDCECVLCEDCMSDHEEHPTIPLSQALEQHRSSLQERLGAVQNRLPQISDALSFIKEILQQLTSQRASIEEDIQSSFEDLHKQLDVRKSVLLMELEVTYGLKQKVLQAQVDSLTRGEGDIVATCTQSEEALAGEACVASLQAERELQEKLGELAGLGLPCQPEENDQLDLVMETDGLRKSIHNLGTIVTTSAVASQSEAMGAGLEQCIVGHPASVTIVTRDKSGGACKSGNAILSAEVFTPDGSIVDGEIVDHKNGTYEFVYIVPKEGDFSLALRLYDQHIKGSPFKLTVNRVLEAEVEVSPSTTTATSSAAYATPSTGSSEGAKRRGKSPGQKKKGSKRASSALGTPRRKTQNPIEDDLIFRIGTKGRNKGEFTNLQGVAASSSGRILIADSNNQCVQIFSNEGEFKTRFGVRGRSPGQLQRPTGVAVHPSGDIIIADYDNKWVSIFSCEGKFKAKLGSGRLMGPKGVSVDQNGHVIVVDNKACTVFIFQLTGKLITKFGSRGNGDKQFAGPHFAAVNKNNEIIVTDFHNHSVKVFTPEGELVLKFGSNGEGNGQFNAPTGVAVDVNGNIIVADWGNSRIQVFDGSGSFLSYINTSADPLYGPQGLALTSDGHVVVADSGNHCFKVYRYLQ; translated from the exons ATGGAGGCCCACCAACACTCCCCAGATAGCAGCAGTGAGGAGTGCACCGTCCTGGAGGCTCCACCGGACAAGAACGCCTGCCCGCAACATGCAGGGAAG GTGGCAGACCTGTACTGTAcagactgtgagtgtgtgctgtgtgaggACTGTATGTCGGACCATGAAGAGCACCCTACCATTCCCCTCAGCCAGGCCCTGGAGCAGCACCGAAGCAGCCTGCAGGAGAGGCTGGGGGCCGTCCAGAACAG ACTCCCTCAGATTTCAGACGCCCTGTCCTTCATTAAGGAGATCCTCCAACAGCTGACCAGTCAGAGAGCTTCCATCGAAGAGGACATCCAGTCAAGCTTCGAGGATCTGCATAAGCAGCTGGATGTCCGGAAGAGTGTTctgctgatggagctggagGTCACGTATGGACTCAAACAGAAG GTCCTCCAGGCGCAGGTGGACAGTCTCACCCGGGGAGAGGGGGACATTGTGGCTACCTGTACCCAGTCAGAGGAGGCTCTGGCTGGGGAGGCGTGCGTGGCAAGTCTGCAAGCAGAACGGGAGCTGCAGGAGAAGCTGGGGGAGCTGGCCGGCCTTGGCTTGCCATGTCAGCCGGAGGAGAATGACCAGTTGGATCTGGTGATGGAGACGGACGGGCTGAGGAAGTCTATACATAACCTGGGTACCATCGTCACGACTAG TGCGGTGGCAAGCCAGAGTGAGGCGATGGGTGCGGGCCTAgagcagtgcattgtgggacatCCTGCCTCAGTTACCATAGTGACAAGAGACAAGTCAGGAGGAGCTTGCAAGAGTGGCAATGCAATCCTGTCAGCTGAG GTATTCACCCCCGACGGCAGCATAGTGGATGGTGAAATAGTGGACCACAAGAATGGGACTTATGAGTTTGTGTACATAGTCCCGAAGGAGGGCGACTTCTCATTGGCTTTACGTCTGTATGACCAGCACATCAAAGGAAGTCCCTTCAAACTGACCGTCAACAGGGTCCTAGAGGCAGAAGTagag GTgtctccctccaccaccacagCAACCAGTTCAGCAGCCTATGCCACTCCGTCCACGGGCTCCTCTGAGGGGGCAAAGAGAAGAGGGAAATCCCCCGGGCAGAAGAAAAAGGGCTCCAAGAGAGCCAGCAGTGCCCTGGGCACCCCACGACGCAAAACCCAGAACCCCATTGAGGATGACCTCATCTTCAGGATTG GTACGAAGGGGAGGAATAAAGGGGAGTTCACCAACCTTCAAGGAGTTGCTGCCTCCTCCAGCGGCAGGATTTTGATTGCTGACAGCAACAATCAGTGTGTCCAG ATTTTCTCCAACGAGGGGGAATTCAAGACTCGTTTTGGGGTGCGTGGACGTTCGCCCGGTCAGCTGCAGAGACCCACCGGCGTGGCTGTGCACCCCAGTGGTGATATCATCATTGCCGACTATGATAACAAGTGGGTCAGCATCTTCTCCTGTGAGGGCAAGTTCAAG GCAAAACTCGGCTCTGGTAGACTTATGGGTCCAAAGGGCGTCTCCGTGGACCAGAATGGTCACGTGATCGTGGTTGACAACAAGGCGTGCACTGTCTTCATCTTTCAGCTGACTGGCAAGCTTATCACCAAGTTCGGTAGTCGAGGCAACGGTGACAAGCAATTTGCag GTCCACACTTTGCAGCTGTCAACAAGAACAATGAGATCATCGTAACTGACTTCCATAACCACTCTGTAAAG GTTTTCACCCCTGAGGGGGAGCTGGTGTTGAAATTTGGCTCCAATGGTGAGGGAAATGGCCAGTTCAACGCTCCCACTGGTGTAGCTGTGGATGTTAATGGGAACATCATTGTTGCTGACTGGGGCAACAGCAGAATACAG GTGTTTGACGGCAGTGGCTCCTTCCTCTCCTACATCAACACATCAGCAGACCCTCTATATGGACCCCAAGGTCTGGCTCTGACCTCAGATGGACATGTGGTAGTGGCCGACTCTGGCAACCACTGCTTTAAAGTCTACCGCTACCTACAATGA